GGAGGTTGGGGAGTAGGAGCAGGCCGTGACTGACGCCCAATTGTTCGGCAAGGGAAGCACGTCCCTGCCCTTGCTCGCAAAGTAGGCATACAGTATCACGTCGTTCACAGCGTGCAAAACTCGTGCGCGTTATGGACCTATTGACGAGACTGTAATGCGGCAGGCGGTAGAAAAACCGGAGACAAAGCGTCATAATATGGAACTCCAGACAGCGGAGCGTGTTTGATATGGCGCAAGCAGACATCGTTAGCCAAAATGATTCCCCGCAGGTCGCCATGGCGATACCGGGGCTTTACCGCCGTACCCTCGCGACTGGCGAGCGCATGATGGTGTGCGAGATCTTCCTTGAGCGCGAGACGACCGTGCCGCTGCACTCGCACATGCACGAACAATGCGGCTATGTGTTGAGTGGCAAAATCACGTTTACGATTGGCGAGCGCGACTACACCCTGCTGCAGGGCGATTCGTACTCGATCCCGGGGGATATGCCGCATACCGCAACCGCCCACGACGATACGGTGCTGGTTGAGGTCTTCAGCCCGCCCCGTGAGGAATTCCGTATTGCGAGGTAAAGCGCGATGACCGCTTACGATCCCCGCCGAAATCAACGAGTTAGCCGTGCCCGTGAACGGCAGGCCGCCCGCGAAAGCCGCCGCGACGAGGCGATGGCTGTCCCGCGTGAGGCGAAAGAAACGCCGCCCGCCGAGCGCGAGCCGGTTGGAATGACGGCCCAGTTCCGGGTGGATACCGAGGCGCTAAAGAAACGCGCAAATCTGGTGATGCAGGATGCCTTATGGTATGCGCGCTACAGACCATCGGTGTGGCGCTGGACGGCCGT
This DNA window, taken from Candidatus Flexicrinis proximus, encodes the following:
- a CDS encoding cupin domain-containing protein, which translates into the protein MAQADIVSQNDSPQVAMAIPGLYRRTLATGERMMVCEIFLERETTVPLHSHMHEQCGYVLSGKITFTIGERDYTLLQGDSYSIPGDMPHTATAHDDTVLVEVFSPPREEFRIAR